The following proteins are co-located in the Silene latifolia isolate original U9 population chromosome 1, ASM4854445v1, whole genome shotgun sequence genome:
- the LOC141656980 gene encoding uncharacterized protein LOC141656980, producing MLRVLGFPPQFITWVQGCITGTWYSLKINDGLSGFFQGKSGIRQEDPLSPSLFVLSMEILSRGDVPYVMAVKDTLADFAKISGLEANIDKTNIYFRGVSQAFKYIFDPLITKVQQSIQHWSSNLLSYAGKAYILKHENIWSILPKTYFSSSFKGMLAARDYLIAKTGSIQAAQQLLTSCSSAQHLQTSKLYGYLLDVLLQEDWYIGLLHPKIVPSHKIITSLAVHNRLDTVDNLQARGFHLANRYVLFKQAQEDHQRLFCCCSFSQAVWGGLLHWINQSHQPHDLISELKWIHQQGRFHHWRIIWLKVILSAVVSTL from the exons TTTGGGATTTCCACCTCAGTTTATAACCTGGGTTCAGGGATGCATTACTGGCACTTGGTACTCTCTCAAGATTAATGATGGCTTGTCTGGTTTTTTCCAAGGCAAGAGTGGTATAAGGCAAGAGGATCCTTTATCCCCCTCTCTTTTTGTGTTAAGTATGGAGATACTCTCAAG AGGTGATGTACCCTATGTCATGGCAGTCAAGGACACTTTAGCTGATTTTGCAAAGATCTCTGGTCTGGAAGCTAATATTGATAAGACAAACATTTATTTTAGGGGAGTTTCTCAGGCTTTTAAATA TATATTTGATCCTTTAATTACTAAAGTTCAGCAGTCCATTCAACATTGGTCTTCAAATCTGCTCTCTTATGCTGGTAAG GCCTATATTCTCAAACATGAGAATATCTGGTCAATCTTACCAAAAACCTATTTTTCCTCTAGTTTCAAGGGGATGTTAGCTGCTCGTGATTATCTTATTGCAAAAACAGGTTCTATTCAAGCTGCTCAACAACTGCTGACCTCTTGCAGCTCTGCTCAGCATCTCCAGACTAGTAAACTTTATGGCTATCTCCTTGATGTTCTTCTTCAGGAAGACTGGTACATAGGTTTGTTGCACCCTAAAATTGTGCCCAGTCACAAGATTATTACTTCTCTGGCAGTTCATAATAGATTAGATACTGTTGATAATCTTCAAGCTCGAGGATTTCATCTTGCAAATCGTTATGTACTCTTCAAACAGGCTCAGGAGGATCATCAGCgtcttttttgttgttgttccTTTTCTCAGGCTGTCTGGGGTGGTTTACTGCATTGGATAAACCAGTCTCATCAACCTCACGACCTAATTTCTGAGCTCAAA